In Methylobacterium aquaticum, the following are encoded in one genomic region:
- a CDS encoding ABC transporter substrate-binding protein, with product MITRRTALAAGLAAPFVARSQAKAQNPTRNETLLLVQEYGPNSLDMQGIGASQPVNGVALNCYDRLLRFKPVPIPGGGGNAVKMGEMEGELAESWQVASDGMSCTFKLRDAKFHSGRPVTARDVKWSLDRAVSIGGFATTQMNAGSLEKPEQFVALDDKTFRIDFVRKDKMTMSNLAVTIPFVIDAELAKANGGGDPWAKEWLKNNVAGSGAYRVESWKPGVETIYARNDAWASGKLPQLRRVIARDIASPSTRRALIEKGDADISYGLPPKDFKDLIDAGKIKVVGVPIPNGVWSVYLNTAVGPFTDVRLRQAVAWVLPYEKILQASLFGRGLDMSGGPETPLVAWPQPFPYRTDPAKAKALVQAAAPGGLTTTLLFDAGNATVAEPMAVLIKEALAGIGITVEIGKIPGANFRGEISKKTNPMVLNRFAGWLDYPDYYLFWTLHGANSIFNIASYQNPALDTLIDTARFTDDPAVYRKSVIDFVSLAEREVPMVPIAQPTHDVAMQRTINGYQFQPCREPDFRYLTKGTAS from the coding sequence ATGATCACCCGTCGCACCGCCCTCGCCGCCGGGCTCGCCGCGCCGTTCGTGGCGCGATCGCAGGCGAAGGCGCAGAACCCGACCCGCAACGAGACCCTGCTCCTGGTGCAGGAATACGGGCCGAACTCCCTCGACATGCAGGGCATCGGCGCCTCGCAGCCGGTGAACGGCGTGGCCCTGAACTGCTACGACCGCCTCCTGCGCTTCAAGCCGGTGCCGATTCCGGGCGGCGGCGGCAACGCCGTGAAGATGGGCGAGATGGAAGGGGAGTTGGCCGAGAGCTGGCAGGTCGCCTCCGACGGGATGAGCTGCACCTTCAAGCTCCGGGACGCCAAGTTCCACTCGGGGAGGCCCGTCACCGCCAGGGACGTGAAGTGGTCGCTCGACCGGGCGGTCTCGATCGGCGGCTTCGCCACCACGCAGATGAATGCCGGCTCGCTGGAGAAGCCCGAGCAGTTCGTCGCCCTCGACGACAAGACCTTCCGCATCGACTTCGTCCGCAAGGACAAGATGACGATGTCGAATCTCGCCGTGACGATTCCGTTCGTGATCGATGCGGAACTGGCGAAGGCCAACGGCGGCGGCGATCCGTGGGCCAAGGAATGGCTCAAGAACAACGTCGCGGGCTCGGGCGCATACCGGGTCGAGAGCTGGAAGCCCGGCGTCGAGACGATCTATGCCCGCAACGATGCCTGGGCGTCCGGCAAGCTGCCGCAGCTGCGCCGGGTCATCGCCCGCGACATCGCCTCGCCCTCGACCCGCCGGGCACTGATCGAGAAGGGCGACGCCGACATCTCGTACGGGCTGCCGCCGAAGGACTTCAAGGACCTGATCGACGCCGGCAAGATCAAGGTCGTCGGCGTGCCGATCCCGAACGGGGTCTGGTCGGTCTATCTCAACACCGCGGTCGGGCCGTTCACCGATGTGCGCCTGCGCCAGGCGGTCGCCTGGGTGCTGCCCTACGAGAAGATCCTCCAGGCCTCGCTGTTCGGCCGCGGCCTCGACATGTCGGGCGGGCCGGAGACGCCGCTTGTCGCCTGGCCGCAACCCTTCCCCTACCGGACCGATCCGGCGAAGGCGAAGGCCCTGGTCCAGGCGGCCGCACCGGGCGGGCTCACGACCACGCTGCTGTTCGATGCCGGCAACGCCACCGTCGCCGAGCCGATGGCGGTGCTGATCAAGGAGGCGCTCGCCGGGATCGGCATCACGGTCGAGATCGGAAAAATTCCGGGCGCCAACTTCCGCGGCGAAATCTCCAAGAAGACCAACCCGATGGTGCTCAACCGGTTCGCCGGCTGGCTCGACTACCCGGATTACTACCTGTTCTGGACCCTGCACGGGGCGAACTCGATCTTCAACATCGCCTCGTACCAGAACCCGGCGCTCGACACGCTGATCGACACCGCCCGCTTCACCGACGATCCGGCGGTCTACCGGAAGAGCGTGATCGATTTCGTCTCGCTCGCCGAGCGCGAGGTGCCGATGGTGCCGATCGCCCAGCCGACCCACGACGTCGCGATGCAGCGCACGATCAACGGCTACCAGTTCCAGCCGTGCCGGGAGCCGGATTTCCGGTATCTGACCAAGGGGACGGCGTCGTAG
- a CDS encoding DUF4089 domain-containing protein, with product MTTPPPSPPLPLDDGTAGAIVDAMMPLVGIPMAPEWRETVIAGVKATAAAARLVLDFPLDDAVEPAPVFRA from the coding sequence ATGACGACACCTCCCCCCTCCCCTCCCCTGCCGCTCGACGACGGGACGGCCGGCGCGATCGTCGACGCGATGATGCCGCTCGTCGGCATCCCGATGGCGCCGGAATGGCGCGAGACGGTGATCGCCGGCGTCAAGGCGACGGCGGCTGCCGCACGCCTCGTGCTCGACTTCCCCCTCGATGACGCCGTCGAGCCGGCGCCGGTGTTCCGCGCATGA
- a CDS encoding dipeptide ABC transporter ATP-binding protein, with protein sequence MTAIPLLAIRDLTVEFATRRGPVEAVRQVDVSVAKGETVGIVGESGSGKSVTSYAVMRILDRAGRIAGGAVDFSGIDLRAATERQMRDLRGREISMIFQNPRAALNPIRKVGHQIEDVLRQHAEAGSGDAKAKAIAALEQVKIARATDRYHAYPFELSGGMCQRVVIALALACRPQLLIADEPTTGLDVTTQKAVMDLVTGLTRERGMATVLITHDLGLAATYCDRIVVMEQGRVVETAPASTIFRAPEHAYTRKLMQATPRPGVTLRDLLPEGAPAAPLERAEAAGAPLLAVSGLVKAYPKPKALLSRKPAEAPFRAVDSLSFTVDRGESVGLVGESGCGKSTTSTMVMRLLDPTEGSIVFAGEEIGRVPAARFARHRLRPRIQMVFQDPTESLNPRWTASRAIADPLLRFRTVTGSDAIRARCEELARLVGLPVDLLDRFPHQLSGGQKARVGIARAIAPSPDLVILDEPTAALDVSVQALVLNLLADLKQALGMSYLFVSHDLQVVRMLCDRVIVMRSGRIVEEGPTEAVLEAPQAEYTRALLAAIPRPPV encoded by the coding sequence ATGACCGCGATCCCGCTCCTTGCCATCCGCGACCTCACGGTCGAGTTCGCCACCCGCCGCGGCCCGGTCGAGGCGGTGCGCCAGGTCGACGTCTCGGTCGCCAAGGGCGAGACCGTCGGCATCGTCGGCGAATCGGGCTCCGGCAAGTCGGTCACCTCCTACGCGGTGATGCGCATCCTCGACCGGGCCGGCCGCATCGCCGGCGGCGCGGTCGATTTCTCCGGGATCGACCTGCGCGCGGCGACCGAGCGCCAGATGCGCGACCTGCGCGGGCGGGAGATCTCGATGATCTTCCAGAATCCCCGCGCGGCGCTGAACCCGATCCGCAAGGTCGGCCACCAGATCGAGGACGTGCTGCGCCAGCACGCCGAGGCCGGCTCGGGCGATGCCAAGGCGAAGGCCATCGCGGCGCTCGAACAGGTGAAGATCGCCCGCGCGACTGATCGCTACCACGCCTATCCGTTCGAGCTCTCCGGCGGCATGTGCCAGCGGGTGGTGATCGCGCTCGCGCTCGCCTGCCGGCCGCAGCTCCTCATCGCCGACGAGCCGACCACCGGCCTCGACGTGACGACCCAGAAGGCGGTGATGGACCTCGTCACCGGGCTCACCCGGGAGCGCGGCATGGCGACCGTGCTCATCACCCACGATCTCGGGCTGGCCGCGACCTATTGCGACCGGATCGTGGTGATGGAGCAGGGCCGGGTCGTCGAGACCGCGCCCGCCTCCACCATCTTCCGGGCGCCCGAGCACGCCTATACCCGCAAGCTGATGCAGGCGACGCCGCGCCCCGGCGTCACTCTTCGCGACCTCCTGCCCGAGGGCGCGCCGGCCGCGCCCCTGGAGCGAGCCGAGGCCGCGGGCGCGCCGCTGCTCGCGGTCTCGGGGCTGGTAAAGGCCTATCCGAAGCCGAAGGCGCTGCTCTCGCGCAAGCCGGCGGAGGCGCCGTTCCGGGCGGTCGATTCCTTAAGCTTCACGGTCGATCGCGGCGAGAGCGTCGGCCTCGTCGGCGAATCGGGCTGCGGCAAGTCCACCACCTCGACGATGGTGATGCGGCTCCTCGATCCGACCGAGGGCTCGATCGTATTTGCCGGCGAGGAGATCGGCCGCGTGCCGGCGGCGCGCTTCGCCAGGCACCGCTTAAGGCCGAGGATCCAGATGGTGTTCCAGGATCCGACCGAATCCCTCAACCCGCGCTGGACCGCATCCCGCGCCATCGCCGATCCGCTCCTGCGGTTCCGTACCGTGACCGGCTCGGATGCGATCCGGGCGCGGTGCGAGGAACTCGCCCGCCTCGTCGGCCTGCCGGTCGATCTCCTCGACCGCTTCCCGCACCAGCTCTCCGGCGGCCAGAAGGCGCGGGTCGGCATCGCCCGGGCCATCGCCCCCTCCCCCGACCTCGTCATCCTCGACGAGCCGACCGCGGCCCTCGACGTGTCGGTCCAGGCTTTGGTGCTCAACCTGCTCGCCGACCTCAAGCAGGCGCTCGGCATGAGCTACCTGTTCGTCAGCCACGACCTCCAGGTGGTGCGGATGCTCTGCGACCGGGTGATCGTGATGCGCTCCGGCCGCATCGTCGAGGAGGGCCCGACCGAAGCGGTGCTGGAGGCGCCGCAGGCCGAGTACACCCGCGCGCTGCTGGCGGCGATCCCGAGGCCGCCGGTGTGA
- a CDS encoding ABC transporter permease, with protein sequence MSATGSPALTPARPRSGVSATLAHAGTVVAGNPVTGFAFALLLGLVACAVLGPSLVPYDPLASDTAAALQAPSLAHPFGTDQLGRDILSRVVVAARLDLAIAVFSVALVFVAGGLAGIMAGFFGGWTDRIVGRLADTIMAFPLFVLAMGIVAALGNTVGNIVLATAIINFPLYARLARAEAAQRRNAGFVMAARLTGNADLRIVLTCILPNILPLMMVQMSLTMGYAILNAAGLSFIGLGVRPPTPEWGIMVAEGAGFIVSGEWWIALFPGLALMLAVFCFNLIGDGLRDIVDPQRRT encoded by the coding sequence ATGAGCGCCACCGGCTCACCCGCCCTCACCCCCGCCCGTCCCCGCAGCGGAGTCTCGGCGACGCTGGCCCATGCCGGCACCGTCGTCGCCGGCAACCCGGTCACGGGCTTCGCCTTCGCGCTGCTCCTCGGCCTCGTCGCCTGCGCGGTGCTCGGGCCCTCGCTGGTGCCCTACGATCCGCTCGCCTCCGATACGGCCGCCGCGCTCCAGGCCCCGTCCCTGGCGCATCCCTTCGGCACCGACCAGCTCGGGCGCGACATCCTCTCGCGGGTGGTGGTGGCCGCCCGGCTCGACCTCGCCATCGCGGTCTTCTCGGTGGCGCTCGTCTTCGTTGCAGGCGGGCTTGCCGGGATCATGGCCGGGTTCTTCGGCGGCTGGACCGACCGGATCGTCGGGCGGCTCGCCGACACCATCATGGCCTTCCCGCTCTTCGTCCTGGCGATGGGGATCGTCGCGGCGCTCGGCAACACGGTCGGCAACATCGTGCTCGCCACCGCCATCATCAACTTCCCGCTCTACGCGCGGCTGGCCCGGGCCGAGGCCGCGCAGCGCCGCAATGCCGGCTTCGTCATGGCGGCCCGGCTCACCGGCAACGCCGACCTGCGCATCGTGCTGACCTGCATCCTGCCGAACATCCTGCCGCTGATGATGGTGCAGATGTCGCTGACCATGGGCTACGCGATCCTCAACGCCGCGGGCCTGTCCTTCATCGGGCTCGGCGTGCGCCCGCCGACCCCGGAATGGGGAATCATGGTGGCGGAGGGCGCCGGCTTCATCGTCTCGGGCGAGTGGTGGATCGCGCTGTTCCCGGGCCTGGCGCTGATGCTCGCGGTGTTCTGCTTCAACCTCATCGGCGACGGCCTGCGCGACATCGTCGATCCCCAGAGGCGGACATGA